In one Colletotrichum destructivum chromosome 2, complete sequence genomic region, the following are encoded:
- a CDS encoding Putative mannosyltransferase 1, CMT1 has translation MGLFNGLRLSARRLLRSRGLRNLVLVFAVYTFLDALRVQRIVTGALRHDPTRPRRTERVYIAGMHYNDAALIREHWAGAVLALVDALGRDNVFVSVYESGSWDDSKAALRALDEELERRGVRRNIVLDDRSHLEEVEAVPADGEEREGWIRTARGRREMRRIPFLARLRNLTLKDLWARGEEGEVFDKVIFLNDVVFTTEDVLALLDTNNGLYAAACSLDFSHPPSYYDTFALRDSDGQAHLMQTWPYFRSRRSREAMTAYSDAVPVRSCWNGIVAMPAAPFLAASREKGGRGRLAFRAVPDSLAEEKHLEASECCLIHVDNPLSESLGVYLNPRVRVGYSPEAYAATHPERDSWLSVWRIIVGGWEAGIRRWLTSDAIKEWVVKRRIREWEAEGEGRRERGVECLINEGQVLVYNGWAHV, from the exons ATGGGCCTCTTCAACGGCCTGCGCCTCAGCGCGcgacgcctcctccgctcgCGCGGTCTCCGCAACCTCGTTCTTGTCTTCGCCGTGTACaccttcctcgacgccctgcgcGTGCAGCGCATCGTGACGGGGGCACTGCGGCACGATCCGACCCGGCCGCGGCGCACCGAGCGGGTGTACATCGCCGGCATGCACTACAACGACGCGGCTCTGATTCGGGAACACTGGGCGGGCGCGGTGCTGGCTCTCGTCGACGCACTGGGGCGGGATAACGTGTTCGTGAGCGTGTACGAGAGTGGGAGCTGGGACGACAGCAAGGCGGCGCTGCGggcgctcgacgaggagctcgagaggaGAGGGGTGCGGCGGAACATCGTGCTAGACGACAGATCGcacctcgaggaggtcgaggcggTGCCCGCCGATGgtgaggagagggagggctGGATCCGGACGGCGAGGGGCCGGAGGGAGATGAGGCGGATCCCCTTCCTTGCGAGGTTGAGGAACCTGACGCTAAAGGACCTATGGGCgcggggggaggagggcgaggttTTTGACAAGGTGATATTCCTCAACGATGTTGTGTTTACG ACCGAAgacgtcctcgccctgctcgacaCCAACAACGGCCTCTACGCCGCGGCGTGCTCGCTTGACTTCTCGCACCCGCCGTCCTACTACGACACGTTCGCGCTGCGGGACTCGGATGGGCAGGCGCACCTGATGCAGACGTGGCCGTACTTCCGGTCGCGGCGGAGCAGGGAGGCGATGACGGCATACTCGGACGCCGTGCCCGTGCGGAGCTGCTGGAACGGCATCGTGGCGATGCCCGCCGCGCCATTCCTGGCGGCGTCCCGGGAGAAAGGCGGCCGGGGAAGGTTGGCGTTCCGCGCCGTGCCCGACtcgctggccgaggagaagcacCTCGAGGCGAGCGAGTGCTGCCTGATCCACGTCGACAACCCGCTGTCGGAGAGCCTCGGGGTGTACCTGAACCCGAGGGTGCGGGTCGGGTACTCGCCCGAGGCGTACGCGGCGACGCACCCGGAGCGCGACAGCTGGCTCTCGGTCTGGAGGATCATCGTCGGAGGCTGGGAGGCCGGTATCAGGCGGTGGCTCACGAgcgacgccatcaaggagtGGGTCGTCAAGAGGAGGATAAGG
- a CDS encoding Putative glycosyl transferase family 39/83, glycosyltransferase 39, Mir domain superfamily, which yields MASTTATPQGSVRQRTNAKRPTTPGAAADDIANALNKSVAKNKRTGSGREYGFGLFITTVLAFVTRFWGISHPNEVVFDEVHFGKFASYYLERTYFFDVHPPFGKLLFALMGWLVGYDGHFHFENIGDSYISNKVPYVAFRALPAILGALTVSVTYLIMWESGYSLPACLLAAGLVLLDNAHIGQTRLILLDATLVFAMACSLLCYIKFYKLRHEPFSRKWWKWLVLTGFALSADISTKYVGLFAFVTIGSAVVIDLWTLLDIKRPGGALSLPEFGKHFAARAFGLIILPFMFYLFWFQVHFAVLTRSGPGDDFMTPEFQETLSDNVMLANSLSVEYYDTITLRHKETKTYLHSHEDHYPLRYDDGRVSSQGQQVTGYPYNDTNNYWQIIPLVDDQKPGKPVRNQDVVRLRHLGTDTMLLSHDVASPYYPTNQEFTTVPLTDAYGDRLNDTLFEIRVENGKPGQEFRSISSHFKLIHNPSKVAMWTHTTPLPEWGHKQQEINGNKQLAPSSNIWFVEDLPSVPLDSKRREKPEKEVKTLSFFRKWFELQRSMFWHNNQLTSSHPYASHPYQWPFLLRGVSFWTQNDTRQQIYFLGNPIGWWLASSLLAVFAGIIGADQVSLRRGIDALDHRTRSRLYNSTGFFFLAWATHYFPFYLMGRQLFLHHYLPAHLASCLVAGALLEFIFTAEPAPEEGYQAIKGNKKADGPKRHISARERFAGQSLVGAWIACGVILLIALAGWYFFLPLTYGYPGLSVDEVVRRKWLGYDLHFAK from the exons atggcgtcgacgactGCCACCCCGCAGGGCAGCGTTCGCCAGCGCACCAATGCGAAGCGGCCCACGACGCCGGGCGCTGCTGCCGACGACATCGCCAACGCACTGAACAAGTCGGTTGCGAAGAACAAGCGCACCGGCTCGGGGCGCGAGTACGGCTTCGGCCTCTTCATCACCACCGTCCTCGCCTTTGTGACCCGGTTCTGGGGCATCAGCCATCCCAAtgaggtcgtcttcgacgagGTTCACTTTGGCAAG TTTGCTTCGTACTACCTGGAGAGAACCTACTTCTTCGATGTCCATCCCCCGTTCGGAAAGCTCCTCTTTGCTCTTATGGGATGGCTTGTTGGCTACGACGGGCACTTCCACTTCGAGAACATTGGCGACTCGTACATCTCCAACAAGGTGCCCTATGTTGCCTTCCGAGCCCTTCCCGCCATTCTTGGCGCCCTGACCGTCTCCGTCACCTACCTCATCATGTGGGAGTCCGGTTACAGCTTGCCTGCTTGCCTGTTGGCCGCCGGGCTCGTTTTGCTCGACAACGCCCACATTGGCCAGACTCGATTGATCCTCCTGGATGCCActctcgtcttcgccatggCGTGCAGCTTGCTCTGCTACATCAAGTTCTACAAGCTGCGCCACGAGCCCTTCTCGCGCAAGTGGTGGAAGTGGCTTGTCCTCACAGGCTTCGCCCTGTCTGCCGATATTTCGACCAAGTACGTTGGcctcttcgccttcgtcaCTATCGGATCGGCGGTGGTTATCGATCTCTGGACCCTGCTAGACATTAAGAgacccggcggcgccctcaGCCTTCCCGAGTTCGGCAAGCACTTTGCGGCCCGTGCCTTTGGCCTGATCATCCTGCCTTTTATGTTCTACCTCTTCTGGTTCCAGGTTCACTTTGCCGTCTTGACCCGGTCCGGTCCCGGCGACGACTTCATGACCCCCGAGTTCCAGGAAACGCTGAGCGACAACGTCATGTTGGCCAACTCGCTGAGCGTTGAGTACTATGACACAATTACGCTCCGCCACAAGGAGACTAAGACGTATCTCCACAGCCACGAGGACCACTACCCTCTGCGCTACGATGACGGCCGTGTTTCCAGCCAGGGCCAGCAGGTCACCGGATACCCGTACAACGACACCAACAACTACTGGCAAATCATCCCCCTGGTCGACGACCAAAAGCCTGGCAAGCCCGTCCGGAACCAGGACGTCGTTCGTCTCAGGCACCTGGGCACTGACACGATGCTGTTGTCTCACGACGTGGCCTCGCCGTACTACCCCACGAACCAGGAGTTCACGACGGTGCCTTTGACTGATGCGTACGGCGACCGTCTGAATGATACGCTTTTCGAGATTCGAGTCGAGAACGGAAAGCCGGGCCAGGAGTTCAGGAGCATTTCGAGCCACTTCAAGCTCATTCACAACCCCAGCAAGGTTGCCATGTGGACCCATACGACTCCTCTTCCCGAGTGGGGACACAAGCAGCAGGAGATCAATGGCAACAAGCAGTTGGCACCGAGCTCGAACATCTGgttcgtcgaggacctcccCTCGGTTCCGTTGGATTCCAAGAGACGCGAGAAACCCGAGAAGGAAGTTAAGACGTTGTCCTTTTTCCGCAAGTGGTTTGAGCTGCAGCGGTCCATGTTCTGGCACAACAACCAGCTGACCAGCAGCCACCCGTACGCCAGCCACCCTTACCAGTGGCCATTCCTGCTACGCGGCGTCAGCTTCTGGACGCAGAACGATACGCGTCAGCAGATCTACTTCCTCGGAAACCCTATCGGATGGTGGCTCGCAAGCAGTCTGTTGGCTGTCTTTGCCGGTATCATCGGCGCGGACCAGGTGTCACTTAGACGGGGCATTGACGCTCTTGACCACC GCACCCGTTCGCGGCTGTACAACTCgaccggcttcttcttcctggccTGGGCAACTCACTATTTCCCCTTTTACTTGATGGGCCGCCAACTGTTCCTGCACCACTACCTGCCGGCTCACCTCGCTTCTTGTCTGGTTGCCGGTGCGCTGTTGGAGTTCATCTTCACGGCCGAGCCGGCGCCCGAGGAGGGATACCAGGCCATCAAGGGCAACAAAAAGGCCGACGGGCCCAAGAGGCACATTTCGGCGCGCGAGCGGTTCGCCGGCCAGAGCCTCGTCGGGGCGTGGATTGCTTGTGGCGTCATCCTGCTCATTGCTCTCGCCGGCTGGTACTTCTTCCTGCCGCTGACGTACGGCTACCCGGGTCTGAGTGTTGATGAAGTTGTCCGTCGCAAGTGGCTCGGCTACGATCTGCACTTTGCCAAATAA
- a CDS encoding Putative YjgF/YER057c/UK114 family, RutC-like superfamily protein, with amino-acid sequence MSSLLRSVTRVSSRTAIRQSTSLLTKFRPQPFSLHASKMSDQSIVFTKNAPAPVGPYSQAIKTPTAIYCSGQIPLTPEGNLLEGSITDKTKQCIANLEAVLVEAGSSIQKVVKVNIFLADMGSFAEMNGEYEKWFTHKPARSCVAVKTLPKNVDVEIEAIALP; translated from the exons ATGTCATCGCTCCTTAGATCCGTCACCAGAGTCTCATCCCGTACCGCCATCCGCCAATCCACCTCCCTCCTGACAAAGTTCCGGCCTCAGCCCTTCAGCCTCCACGCCTCCAAGATGTCTGACCAGTCCATCGTCTTCACCAAGAACGCCCCGGCCC CTGTTGGTCCTTAT TCCCAGGCCATCAAGACCCCCACCGCCATCTACTGCTCCGGCCAGATCCCCCTTACCCCCGAGGGCAACCTCCTCGAGGGCTCCATCACGGACAAGACCAAGCAGTGCATCGCCAACCTCGAGgctgtcctcgtcgaggccggctcCTCCATTCAGAAGGTCGTTAAGGTTaacatcttcctcgccgacatgGGCAGCTTCGCT GAGATGAACGGCGAGTACGAGAAGTGGTTCACCCACAAGCCCGCCCGCAGCTGCGTTGCTGTCAAGACCCTCCCTAAgaacgtcgacgtcgagatcgaggccatcgccctTCCCTAG